One Paenibacillus sp. J23TS9 DNA segment encodes these proteins:
- a CDS encoding AraC family transcriptional regulator, translating to MLEIRSFIGTHDKDWEDERLWSHRDMEISVVLEGSGRFRGADKERMVEAGHVVLIPPDLPHSFHAITPIRFGVLLINGLPLKTRELFNRLVINGLPRIIALSRLDQDHYERLFREWLRIRSSMLKEPERNYLAWIEILLLFLNEHSHAEQQALSITHAGDYIREHMQNSIQITALAEICGLSEEGFRKSFNKVYGMTPKHYQQMCRLAEAKWQLSSTDRDMQSIAQMIGFSGLHSFSLWFKKMEGYPPTEWRTRQRLYHN from the coding sequence TTGCTTGAAATCAGGAGCTTTATAGGCACCCACGACAAGGATTGGGAAGATGAACGTCTTTGGAGCCATCGGGATATGGAAATCTCCGTAGTTTTGGAAGGAAGCGGCCGTTTCCGAGGAGCAGATAAAGAAAGAATGGTGGAAGCGGGGCATGTCGTTCTGATTCCGCCGGATCTTCCGCATTCATTTCATGCGATTACGCCTATCCGGTTTGGCGTGCTGCTAATCAATGGTCTCCCTCTTAAGACTCGGGAATTATTCAATAGACTGGTTATAAATGGCCTTCCCCGGATCATCGCATTATCGCGCCTGGATCAGGATCATTATGAACGTCTGTTCCGCGAATGGCTTCGAATCCGTTCCTCCATGCTTAAAGAACCGGAAAGAAATTACTTGGCATGGATTGAGATATTATTGCTGTTTCTAAATGAACATTCCCATGCTGAACAGCAGGCGCTCTCCATTACCCACGCTGGCGACTATATCCGCGAACACATGCAGAATTCTATTCAAATCACTGCATTGGCTGAAATATGTGGTCTTTCGGAGGAGGGCTTCCGCAAAAGTTTCAATAAAGTTTACGGGATGACACCCAAGCATTATCAGCAAATGTGCCGGCTCGCTGAAGCTAAATGGCAGTTAAGCTCTACAGATCGGGATATGCAATCCATTGCTCAAATGATTGGTTTTTCCGGTCTTCATTCCTTCTCGCTATGGTTCAAAAAAATGGAGGGGTATCCTCCTACTGAATGGAGAACCCGTCAGCGGCTTTATCATAACTAA
- a CDS encoding SEC-C metal-binding domain-containing protein: MLEDPRLQMEERNIQHAIIGDVMTRLPEILQSLTKSRLSSLASVNQISGRSKMKKEELADALSAYLTDPEQLQSIVLVTDADEWALLETLIKEPSIQENALPFGQYSYFMERGLVFSFFNEGKLYVLMPEEIKSAASQIDLSELKQEHGSKQEAYEYIAAAAHLYGVIKLDKLVHILNSQHSEAMTEEELAKYAGEMIERGQDILLQDGILYNGLVANGADESKLAELTEDLDSKAFYVPEKEELLRYADQSYFEMTPQLAELQAFVLNNMCKDKELVEYLIDDVQLACTNKSSMQDLINEFENRKISFKTPVHAQRVISLLAEVYNNTRMWSNGGHTLVEMNAMEEGKDPKKGLVRLVEDNENVIAKVGRNEPCPCGSGLKYKKCHGK, encoded by the coding sequence ATGTTGGAAGACCCTAGGTTACAAATGGAAGAACGTAATATACAGCACGCCATCATCGGAGACGTGATGACCCGTTTGCCGGAAATTCTGCAAAGCTTGACCAAATCAAGACTTTCTTCGCTTGCCTCCGTCAATCAAATTTCCGGACGCTCCAAGATGAAGAAGGAAGAGCTTGCGGATGCTCTTTCAGCATATTTGACCGACCCCGAACAGTTGCAATCCATTGTTCTTGTAACGGATGCGGACGAATGGGCTCTTCTGGAAACGCTTATTAAAGAGCCATCCATCCAGGAGAATGCACTGCCGTTTGGACAATATTCTTATTTTATGGAACGCGGACTGGTGTTCAGCTTTTTTAACGAGGGCAAGCTGTACGTCCTGATGCCGGAAGAAATAAAATCGGCTGCATCTCAAATCGATTTGTCTGAGCTGAAACAGGAGCATGGCTCCAAGCAGGAGGCCTATGAATATATCGCCGCTGCCGCTCATTTATACGGGGTCATCAAGCTGGACAAGCTTGTTCACATATTAAATTCGCAGCATAGCGAAGCTATGACGGAAGAAGAGCTTGCGAAATATGCAGGTGAAATGATCGAACGCGGTCAGGATATCCTTCTTCAAGATGGTATTCTTTACAACGGTTTGGTAGCGAACGGCGCGGACGAAAGCAAGCTGGCAGAACTGACGGAAGACCTGGACAGCAAAGCATTTTACGTTCCGGAAAAAGAGGAGCTTCTCCGTTATGCGGATCAAAGCTACTTCGAAATGACACCGCAGCTTGCCGAGCTGCAGGCTTTTGTGCTTAATAACATGTGCAAGGATAAGGAACTTGTTGAGTATCTGATCGATGATGTGCAGTTGGCCTGCACGAATAAATCCTCGATGCAGGATTTGATCAATGAATTCGAAAACCGCAAGATTTCCTTCAAAACCCCGGTACATGCACAGCGCGTCATTTCCTTGCTTGCAGAGGTGTATAACAACACGAGAATGTGGTCCAATGGTGGACACACGCTGGTGGAGATGAACGCCATGGAAGAAGGAAAAGATCCGAAAAAAGGTCTTGTGAGACTCGTGGAAGATAACGAAAACGTTATTGCAAAGGTCGGAAGAAACGAACCTTGCCCATGCGGAAGCGGCTTGAAATATAAGAAATGTCACGGCAAATAA
- the htpG gene encoding molecular chaperone HtpG: protein MMKKEFKAESKRLLEMMINSIYTQKEIFLRELISNASDAIDKIYYKALTDDQLVFNKDDYYIHITADKDNRTLTITDTGIGMTQEDLENNLGIIAKSGSLAFKSENEAKEGHNIIGQFGVGFYSAFMVADQVTVISKALGSDQAYRWESEGTDGYTIEPCEKDSVGTEITLKIKDNTEDDSYDDYLEDYRLRSIIKKYSDFIRYPIKMEVTGHRPKEGSDGEFEEYKEEQTVNSMVPIWRKNKSELTQEDYENFYAEKRYGFDKPLTHVHVKADGAVVYNAILFVPENTPFDYYSKEYEKGLELYSNGVLIMDKCADLLPDYFSFVKGMVDSEDLSLNISREMLQHDRQLTLIAKNIKSKIKSQLQSLLKDDRDKYETFFKAFGRQLKFGVYNDYGANKDTLSDLLLFTSSNEKKLVTLDEYVSRMPEDQKYIYYASGTSVERIEKLPQTELVADKGYEILYLTDDIDEFAIKMLMTYKEKEFKSVSSGDLGIEADADETSSEAEATENKDLFEAMSTILSGKVKGVKASKRLKSHPVCLTAEGDLSIEMEKVLNAMPNSEGIQADKVLEINVHHEVFQSLKAAFEKDQEKLALYINLLYNQALLIEGLPIQDPVDFTNDICKIMV from the coding sequence ATGATGAAAAAAGAGTTTAAAGCCGAATCAAAACGCTTGCTGGAGATGATGATTAATTCGATTTACACACAGAAAGAGATTTTTCTGAGAGAATTGATCTCCAACGCTAGTGATGCGATCGATAAAATTTACTATAAGGCGCTGACAGATGATCAGCTCGTATTTAATAAGGATGATTATTACATTCATATTACTGCTGACAAGGACAACCGTACGCTGACGATCACAGATACCGGCATTGGCATGACGCAGGAGGATTTGGAAAATAACCTCGGCATTATCGCCAAGAGCGGATCGCTGGCTTTCAAGAGTGAGAACGAAGCGAAGGAAGGCCACAACATCATCGGCCAGTTCGGGGTAGGCTTTTATTCCGCATTCATGGTTGCCGATCAGGTTACGGTCATCAGTAAAGCGCTGGGCAGCGACCAGGCTTATCGCTGGGAATCCGAAGGAACGGACGGCTACACGATTGAACCTTGTGAGAAGGATTCGGTTGGTACGGAGATTACCCTCAAAATCAAAGATAATACGGAGGATGACTCGTACGATGATTACCTTGAGGATTACCGCCTGAGAAGCATCATTAAGAAATATTCCGATTTCATCCGCTACCCGATCAAAATGGAAGTAACCGGACACCGTCCGAAAGAAGGCAGCGATGGTGAATTTGAGGAGTATAAGGAAGAGCAGACGGTAAACAGCATGGTACCGATTTGGCGCAAGAACAAGAGCGAGCTCACGCAGGAGGACTATGAGAACTTCTATGCCGAAAAACGCTACGGGTTCGACAAGCCTCTTACCCATGTGCATGTGAAAGCGGACGGCGCTGTTGTATATAATGCGATCCTGTTCGTTCCGGAGAACACACCGTTCGACTACTATTCCAAGGAATACGAAAAAGGGCTGGAGCTGTATTCCAACGGCGTACTGATCATGGACAAATGCGCAGACCTTCTGCCGGATTATTTCAGCTTCGTGAAAGGGATGGTGGATTCCGAGGACTTGTCCCTGAACATCTCCCGGGAAATGCTGCAGCATGACCGCCAGCTGACGCTGATCGCCAAAAACATTAAGAGCAAGATCAAGAGCCAGCTGCAATCCCTGCTGAAGGATGACCGTGACAAATACGAAACCTTCTTCAAGGCATTTGGCAGACAGTTGAAGTTTGGCGTATATAATGATTATGGCGCGAATAAGGACACGCTGTCAGACCTGCTGCTGTTCACATCCTCGAACGAGAAGAAGCTGGTGACTCTTGATGAGTATGTATCCAGAATGCCGGAGGACCAGAAATATATTTACTACGCCTCAGGTACTTCCGTCGAGCGTATTGAAAAGCTTCCACAAACGGAGCTTGTCGCTGACAAGGGTTATGAAATTCTGTATCTGACAGATGACATTGATGAATTTGCGATCAAAATGTTGATGACGTACAAAGAGAAGGAATTCAAATCGGTATCGAGCGGTGATCTTGGGATTGAAGCAGACGCAGACGAGACTTCATCCGAAGCGGAAGCTACGGAGAACAAAGATCTGTTCGAAGCGATGTCAACGATTCTCTCCGGCAAGGTTAAGGGTGTTAAGGCCTCGAAGCGTCTTAAGTCTCATCCGGTGTGCCTGACTGCGGAAGGCGATTTGTCAATCGAGATGGAAAAAGTGCTCAATGCGATGCCGAACAGTGAGGGCATTCAGGCGGACAAGGTCCTGGAAATTAATGTGCATCATGAGGTGTTCCAGTCACTGAAGGCCGCTTTTGAAAAAGATCAGGAGAAGCTGGCGCTCTACATCAATCTGCTGTACAACCAGGCGCTGCTGATCGAAGGGCTTCCTATTCAGGACCCTGTTGATTTTACGAATGACATTTGTAAAATCATGGTGTAA
- a CDS encoding peptidyl-prolyl cis-trans isomerase — protein sequence MKIFPVNTWRQRWLLLAVCWFGAAAAGYVLAADGGEEAEATVLTVNGEAVTVQEFEAAMSRERLATIRLFQSRYGAEYRQGFWQKEYGGQTPRDALRQKALEQITQLKVQQIAAKKAGLVKDITYGGFLKAREEENRRRQEDAGGGKVVYGPLKYGVEEYYQYTINNLLIRLQEWLSARELSPSPEAIAMFYQKNKDTLYKKSPSIQTKKLFVPDETEASRQIAQQAIEQAEHYHSLDLAAASMDAKVQLSEQVFDDESLRDDARYMPELLEAAQQLAPGKISGIIPVSAGYAVLQCLKREEGGYVSLEQVEEDIRSRLLEVDYEAWLKAEIRQAKVEIHQDVFDKLEVQD from the coding sequence ATGAAAATCTTCCCGGTGAACACATGGAGGCAGAGATGGTTGCTGTTGGCCGTATGCTGGTTCGGGGCAGCCGCCGCTGGTTATGTTCTGGCTGCAGACGGCGGCGAGGAAGCAGAGGCTACGGTGCTGACGGTGAACGGGGAAGCGGTGACAGTACAGGAATTTGAAGCAGCCATGTCCCGTGAACGGCTGGCAACGATCCGTCTTTTCCAGTCCCGGTATGGAGCTGAATACAGACAGGGCTTTTGGCAAAAGGAATATGGTGGTCAGACACCGCGTGACGCTCTGCGGCAGAAGGCGCTGGAACAAATCACGCAGCTGAAGGTTCAGCAGATTGCGGCGAAGAAGGCCGGCCTGGTAAAAGACATCACGTATGGCGGATTTTTGAAGGCAAGAGAAGAGGAGAACCGTAGAAGACAAGAGGATGCTGGCGGCGGTAAAGTCGTCTATGGTCCGCTGAAATATGGTGTGGAGGAATATTATCAATATACCATTAATAACTTGCTGATCCGGCTGCAGGAATGGCTGTCTGCCCGGGAATTGTCACCTTCTCCCGAGGCCATTGCCATGTTTTATCAGAAGAATAAGGATACCTTGTATAAAAAATCACCCTCAATTCAAACGAAAAAGCTGTTTGTTCCTGATGAAACGGAAGCTTCGCGGCAAATCGCCCAGCAGGCTATTGAGCAGGCTGAACACTATCATTCATTGGACTTGGCGGCTGCTTCTATGGATGCAAAGGTTCAGCTTTCCGAGCAGGTCTTTGATGATGAATCGCTTCGTGACGATGCCAGATATATGCCTGAGCTCCTCGAAGCCGCGCAGCAGCTAGCTCCCGGTAAAATCAGCGGTATTATCCCCGTATCCGCAGGTTATGCTGTCTTGCAATGTCTGAAGCGGGAGGAAGGGGGTTATGTTTCCCTAGAGCAAGTGGAAGAGGATATCCGCAGCAGGCTGCTTGAGGTGGATTATGAGGCCTGGTTAAAGGCAGAAATCCGTCAGGCAAAGGTGGAGATTCATCAAGATGTGTTTGATAAACTGGAGGTACAGGATTAA
- a CDS encoding right-handed parallel beta-helix repeat-containing protein — MKSMMTVKALSVMNLVILIMAVSVPGASKAVYADNTAYYVDAINGNDANNGQSESSAWKTVTKVNGITFKPGDRILFKAGGIWSGELWPKGSGTSGNPIKIDMYGTGSKPAFTGSQTANQTLHLDNQEYWEISNLDISANYTDAFTRRGIYVHANDYGTVNHLYFKNLVIHDVWPNIAHTNNNTAKDTGGMFFSITGGTTVTKFNDILIENNTIRDLDREGITLTWTTWSNRQGETGGSGPWTGSTNVVVRNNYFTNIGGDGLVAQGLQSPLIEYNTIDGFNKRNYNVSYNAGLWAYSADDAVFQYNEATNGKSTRDGMAWDADARTNRAVFQYNYSHDNEGGSMLFISYGTEYSRDAVYRYNISQNDRNFLITATNPINASIYNNVFYTQSGVSAKVFNTNSGTASFKNNIFYNQGTTSTSSWGSGYTYSNNVFYGNYSTTPNDASKITSDPLFVNPGAGATGRNTLAGYQLQSTSPAINSGTAVANNGGKDFWGNTLYVGNPDRGAYEHQSSVSTPVNVALGKTVSSGSFVNNPERVTDGQSGNKEQYAGLDGGLQWLAMDLGAAYNVSRIKLWHYFDGRSYRDVIVQLSSNPDFTSGVTTVFNNDANNSAGLGAGTDAEYAETSSGKEITFSPVQARYIRFWSNGSSVNQWNHVVEAEVYGMSTP, encoded by the coding sequence ATGAAAAGCATGATGACGGTGAAAGCCTTATCCGTTATGAACCTGGTTATTTTAATCATGGCCGTCAGTGTGCCCGGAGCAAGTAAGGCGGTGTACGCGGACAACACGGCTTATTACGTGGACGCCATCAACGGGAATGATGCAAATAACGGGCAGAGCGAGTCGTCCGCCTGGAAAACCGTCACTAAGGTGAACGGTATCACCTTTAAGCCGGGTGATCGCATTTTGTTTAAAGCCGGTGGCATATGGAGCGGGGAGCTATGGCCGAAGGGATCCGGGACAAGCGGCAATCCGATCAAGATAGATATGTATGGGACAGGCAGCAAGCCTGCTTTTACAGGCAGTCAGACGGCGAACCAGACCCTGCATCTGGATAATCAGGAATACTGGGAGATCAGTAACCTGGACATATCCGCCAACTATACGGATGCCTTTACCCGGCGTGGTATTTATGTTCATGCGAACGATTACGGCACCGTCAATCATCTGTATTTCAAAAATCTCGTCATTCATGATGTGTGGCCGAACATTGCCCATACCAATAACAATACCGCCAAGGATACAGGGGGCATGTTTTTCTCCATTACGGGCGGCACAACGGTGACCAAGTTTAATGACATTCTTATTGAGAACAATACGATCCGGGACCTCGACAGAGAAGGGATTACGCTAACCTGGACCACGTGGTCGAACAGACAGGGAGAGACCGGCGGCTCGGGGCCATGGACAGGCAGCACGAACGTCGTGGTGCGCAATAATTATTTTACGAACATCGGCGGTGACGGTCTCGTTGCACAAGGGCTCCAATCACCGTTGATCGAATACAACACCATCGACGGTTTCAACAAACGCAATTACAACGTCAGTTATAATGCTGGTCTTTGGGCGTATTCTGCAGATGATGCTGTATTCCAGTACAACGAAGCCACGAATGGGAAGTCGACTCGTGACGGTATGGCCTGGGATGCGGATGCCAGAACCAACCGGGCGGTATTCCAGTATAATTACAGCCATGATAATGAAGGCGGCAGTATGCTTTTCATCAGCTATGGCACGGAGTATTCGCGGGACGCGGTTTATCGTTACAATATTAGCCAGAATGACCGGAATTTCCTGATTACCGCAACGAATCCGATCAATGCGAGCATTTACAACAACGTGTTTTATACACAAAGCGGTGTTTCGGCCAAGGTCTTTAATACGAATAGCGGTACTGCTTCCTTCAAAAACAACATTTTTTACAACCAAGGAACGACTTCAACGAGCAGTTGGGGCTCCGGCTACACGTACAGTAATAATGTGTTCTATGGTAACTACTCAACGACTCCGAATGATGCGAGCAAAATCACGTCAGACCCGCTGTTCGTGAATCCGGGGGCGGGTGCCACCGGCAGAAATACGCTTGCGGGCTATCAGCTTCAAAGCACATCTCCGGCTATCAACAGCGGCACGGCAGTGGCTAATAACGGTGGTAAAGACTTCTGGGGGAATACGCTGTATGTCGGCAATCCGGATCGCGGTGCCTACGAACACCAGAGCAGCGTATCTACACCAGTCAACGTGGCTCTAGGCAAAACGGTAAGCTCAGGCAGCTTTGTGAATAATCCTGAACGGGTCACGGATGGACAATCCGGTAACAAGGAGCAGTACGCCGGACTCGATGGGGGGCTGCAGTGGCTGGCGATGGATTTAGGTGCTGCTTACAATGTGAGCCGGATCAAGCTTTGGCATTATTTTGACGGTCGATCGTACAGGGATGTCATTGTGCAGTTATCAAGCAACCCTGATTTCACAAGCGGCGTCACCACGGTGTTTAACAATGATGCCAATAACAGTGCGGGCCTTGGAGCGGGAACGGATGCCGAATACGCGGAGACCTCATCTGGAAAAGAAATCACGTTCAGCCCCGTGCAAGCCAGGTACATCCGCTTTTGGTCAAATGGCAGCAGTGTAAACCAGTGGAATCATGTGGTCGAAGCAGAAGTATACGGAATGAGTACCCCATAA
- a CDS encoding extracellular solute-binding protein — translation MRRYSILLLMVVMVASIFSGCGSKDSANEGSSSTPTDSKSTAASDDDPFKEHLDISVAFWDIDQTAEKFDKDPIYQDLMKKFNITIKPVNVTWDDYVQKFQMWAASGQLPDIFATDAIGTQYYRNWVNQGIVKALPEDMSKYPSLAEYFETPDIKGLSENGKYYSIPRRMFPTVDWSVLDRVVMYRWDLAQKAGITKEPETWDEFKAMLQAVVDKDPEGKHITGLTSSTTKMIGGFFWLYGNPAATSDGSGSDFKWIKEDGKFVPAVFSKKALPALQNMREMFDHKLVDPDIALTKPDTAYDKFVSGKSAALLAGGGFLGMDQNIYEKRWKTAYPNEDFTQNVKVLKPLVGPDGERYHPVFKTYWSESYFNAKIDDKKLDRILRLYDYILSPEGNDLLTYGVKDVDYKVEGDKKVAIGDTSLNEKYPAKGFLMNLVTYNTSNAYDMNNPTIANKEIRQEAVNFVDWSKKNSKVPDYDIRLTYMSTPTKDKFSVLDHDDLLNIMLSKDPVDKAWENTLNNYKAKGLDKVIDEVNAKAKEQGIE, via the coding sequence ATGCGCAGATACAGCATCCTGCTGCTGATGGTGGTTATGGTCGCGAGCATCTTCTCGGGCTGTGGCAGCAAAGACAGCGCAAATGAAGGAAGCAGCAGTACGCCGACGGACAGCAAGAGCACGGCGGCTAGTGATGATGATCCTTTCAAGGAGCATCTGGATATTTCGGTGGCGTTCTGGGACATTGACCAGACTGCAGAGAAGTTTGACAAGGACCCGATTTACCAGGATTTGATGAAGAAATTCAACATTACCATCAAGCCCGTGAATGTCACCTGGGATGACTATGTGCAGAAGTTCCAGATGTGGGCGGCTTCCGGTCAGCTTCCGGATATCTTCGCAACGGACGCGATTGGTACGCAGTATTACCGCAACTGGGTGAATCAGGGGATTGTAAAAGCACTGCCTGAGGATATGAGCAAATACCCGAGTCTGGCCGAGTATTTCGAAACGCCGGATATTAAGGGTCTTAGTGAAAATGGCAAGTACTACAGCATCCCAAGACGGATGTTCCCGACGGTGGACTGGAGTGTTCTCGACCGCGTCGTGATGTACCGCTGGGATCTGGCCCAGAAGGCCGGTATTACGAAAGAGCCCGAGACTTGGGATGAATTCAAAGCGATGCTTCAAGCTGTCGTGGACAAGGATCCGGAAGGCAAGCATATTACGGGTCTGACCTCTTCTACGACCAAAATGATCGGCGGCTTCTTCTGGCTGTACGGCAACCCTGCGGCGACCAGTGACGGCAGCGGCAGTGATTTCAAATGGATCAAGGAAGACGGTAAGTTCGTTCCGGCTGTATTCTCCAAAAAGGCACTGCCTGCACTGCAAAACATGAGAGAAATGTTCGACCACAAGCTCGTGGATCCGGATATCGCATTAACGAAGCCGGACACGGCGTATGACAAATTCGTATCTGGCAAGTCCGCGGCGCTTCTGGCTGGCGGCGGATTTCTGGGCATGGACCAGAACATTTATGAGAAACGTTGGAAAACAGCATATCCAAACGAAGATTTCACCCAAAACGTGAAGGTGTTGAAGCCGCTTGTCGGACCGGATGGCGAACGCTATCATCCTGTATTTAAGACGTATTGGTCTGAGAGCTATTTCAATGCCAAAATCGACGATAAGAAGCTCGACCGCATTTTACGCCTGTATGACTATATCCTGTCCCCGGAAGGCAATGATTTGCTGACCTATGGCGTGAAGGATGTGGACTACAAGGTGGAAGGCGACAAGAAGGTTGCGATCGGAGATACGTCCCTGAATGAGAAATATCCGGCAAAAGGCTTCCTGATGAACCTGGTCACTTACAATACTTCGAATGCTTATGACATGAATAACCCGACCATCGCCAATAAAGAAATCCGCCAGGAGGCTGTAAACTTCGTCGACTGGAGCAAGAAAAACTCCAAGGTGCCGGACTATGATATCCGCCTGACATACATGTCCACGCCAACCAAGGATAAATTCAGTGTTCTGGATCATGACGATCTGCTCAACATCATGCTGAGCAAAGACCCTGTCGACAAAGCATGGGAAAATACACTGAACAATTACAAGGCCAAGGGTCTGGATAAAGTGATCGACGAAGTAAACGCGAAAGCGAAAGAGCAGGGCATTGAATAG
- a CDS encoding carbohydrate ABC transporter permease, giving the protein MEQTLTRKKKISTYDVVVYIILGIMAIITFYPFYNVLIISFARFDVISKSNLYWLPKSFDFSAYKLIFGDGKFWNAFTVSVLVTVLGVAFSMIISVAGAYALSKKGMPGRNLLLTMILITMFFNGGLIPFYLIVKNLGLVNNILVMIVPAGINTLYLIIMKNYFNTIPEGLEESAKLDGANDFMILLRIIIPISAPFMATFALFYAVERWNEWWHALIFISDSAKAPLQIYLREVLITSNSSLNSMAMTLAEQKATTKVYTPSLQMATIIVSCIPIMLVYPFLQKHFAKGILVGSIKE; this is encoded by the coding sequence GTGGAGCAAACCTTGACCCGGAAAAAGAAAATCAGTACCTACGATGTGGTGGTCTATATCATCCTCGGCATCATGGCGATCATTACCTTCTATCCTTTTTATAATGTTCTCATCATTTCCTTCGCCCGGTTCGATGTCATCAGCAAGTCGAATTTGTACTGGCTTCCGAAGTCCTTTGATTTTTCGGCGTATAAGCTTATTTTCGGGGACGGCAAGTTTTGGAATGCATTTACCGTATCGGTGCTCGTGACGGTCTTGGGCGTGGCGTTCAGTATGATCATCTCCGTGGCCGGAGCTTATGCACTTTCCAAGAAGGGGATGCCAGGACGGAATCTGCTGCTGACGATGATCCTGATTACGATGTTCTTTAACGGGGGACTGATTCCCTTTTATCTGATCGTGAAGAACCTGGGACTGGTCAATAACATCCTCGTCATGATCGTTCCGGCGGGCATCAACACGCTGTATCTGATCATCATGAAGAACTATTTTAATACGATACCCGAAGGGCTGGAGGAATCGGCCAAGCTTGATGGGGCGAATGATTTTATGATCCTGCTGAGGATTATTATCCCGATATCCGCGCCGTTCATGGCGACCTTCGCTTTGTTTTACGCTGTAGAGAGATGGAATGAATGGTGGCATGCGCTGATCTTCATCAGTGACTCCGCCAAGGCGCCGCTTCAGATCTATTTGCGTGAGGTGCTTATTACGTCCAACTCTTCGCTGAACAGTATGGCCATGACCCTGGCGGAACAAAAAGCGACCACGAAGGTCTATACGCCAAGCCTGCAGATGGCGACCATCATCGTATCCTGTATTCCGATCATGCTGGTGTATCCGTTCCTGCAAAAGCATTTCGCAAAGGGCATTCTTGTAGGCTCCATTAAAGAATAA
- a CDS encoding sugar ABC transporter permease — protein MQRESKAGGRSSKSGLWNTMLQYKYHYMMVLPVIVWYILFCYLPMYGITLSFKTFDFSKGILGSPWVGFQHFREISHDPEFWSAFKNTVIISLSKLVIHFPLPIILAMVINEFSRTKARKFFQTLFTFPHFISWVVLAGILTNIFSNDGIYIQLMTMLGFDASSPLVSVNGFRPMIYLSHVWKEIGWDSIIYMAALTGINPELYEAAEMDGASRLQRLRYIAWPGIKSTVAILFILTIGNLLSLGSSFEQIFNLYSSPVYSVADTIDTYVYRTTFTVGADFGYMTAVGLIKSAISLVLLVLANMTVKKMGEQGLY, from the coding sequence ATGCAACGGGAAAGCAAAGCAGGAGGCCGTTCTTCGAAAAGCGGACTGTGGAACACGATGCTCCAATACAAGTATCACTATATGATGGTCCTACCGGTCATCGTCTGGTATATTCTCTTCTGTTATCTGCCGATGTATGGTATCACGCTTTCCTTCAAGACATTTGATTTCAGTAAAGGGATCCTGGGGAGCCCTTGGGTAGGATTCCAGCATTTCCGCGAGATTTCCCATGATCCGGAGTTCTGGAGCGCATTTAAAAATACAGTCATCATCAGCTTGTCCAAGCTGGTCATTCACTTTCCGCTTCCGATCATTCTGGCGATGGTGATCAACGAGTTCTCACGCACCAAGGCAAGAAAGTTTTTTCAGACCCTGTTTACCTTTCCGCATTTTATCTCATGGGTTGTCCTCGCAGGCATCCTGACCAATATTTTCAGTAATGACGGGATTTACATCCAACTGATGACGATGCTCGGCTTCGATGCTTCATCTCCTTTAGTGAGCGTGAACGGCTTCCGGCCCATGATCTACCTCAGTCATGTATGGAAGGAAATCGGCTGGGACTCCATTATTTATATGGCAGCGCTCACCGGGATCAATCCCGAGCTCTACGAAGCAGCGGAAATGGACGGGGCTAGCCGTCTGCAGCGTCTGCGGTATATTGCCTGGCCGGGCATCAAGAGCACAGTGGCTATTCTCTTTATTTTGACGATCGGTAATCTGCTAAGCCTAGGCTCCAGCTTCGAGCAAATTTTCAACCTGTATAGTTCCCCTGTGTATTCCGTAGCGGATACCATCGACACCTATGTCTACCGCACAACCTTTACGGTCGGCGCAGACTTCGGCTATATGACGGCAGTCGGGTTAATCAAGTCCGCGATCAGTCTGGTGCTGCTGGTTCTGGCGAACATGACCGTGAAGAAAATGGGCGAGCAGGGATTATATTAA